The Panicum hallii strain FIL2 chromosome 9, PHallii_v3.1, whole genome shotgun sequence genome has a window encoding:
- the LOC112873622 gene encoding chloride conductance regulatory protein ICln-like, with the protein MVLGLYPFADIAADGAPRLDAAAGEELVRVERAAALALGPRAPEPPGSLFLTTRRVIWVGEGGMGYAVDFIAVSLHAVSRDPEAYPSPCIYTQIETEAGSDEESDESDSEVNGEIQLSKVTEMRIIPSDPDQLDRLFEAFSHCAELNPDPNSESDEENGWVHGDEGDEDMTDGSDAEFSDVNPIGQTDDRDITHAVVELQINDQRFQDAEEADEESHRNGH; encoded by the exons ATGGTGCTCGGCCTCTACCCCTTCGCCGATATCGCCGCCGACGGTGCTCCCCGCCTCGACGCAGCAGCCGGGGAGGAGCTCGTCCGCGTCGAGCGCGCCGCTGCGCTCGCCCTCGGCCCCCGCGCGCCGGAGCCACCGGGGAGCCTCTTCCTCACAACTAGGAGAGTGATATGGGTCGGTGAGGGCGGCATGGGCTATGCCGTGGACTTCATCGCCGTCTCGCTCCACGCCGTGTCGCGCGACCCTGAGGCGTACCCATCCCCTTGCATCTACACGCAG ATTGAGACAGAAGCTGGCTCCGATGAGGAGTCTGATGAATCAGATTCTGAAGTAAATGGAGAAATACAGCTCTCAAAAGTCACTGAGATGCGCATCATACCATCGGATCCTGATCAAT TGGACAGACTCTTTGAAGCATTCTCCCATTGTGCTGAGTTGAACCCTGATCCTAATTCCG AGAGTGACGAAGAGAATGGCTGGGTTCATGGTGATGAAGGTGATGAAGATATGACGGATG GAAGCGATGCCGAGTTTTCAGATGTCAACCCAATAGGTCAAACTGATGACCGCGACATTACTCATGCTGTAGTTGAG CTCCAGATCAACGATCAACGTTTTCAGGATGCAGAGGAAGCAGACGAGGAGAGCCACAGAAACGGGCATTAG
- the LOC112872742 gene encoding maspardin, whose translation MKGVGGGLAAPGDYVYFKSIVPLHKISIGPKLWRYYDFGPKVVPPLVCIPGIAGTADVYYKQIMSLCMKGYRVISIDVPQVWNHHEWIHSFEKFLDSMNIHHVHIYGTSLGGFLAQIFAQHRPRRVKSLILSNTFLETHKFAAAMPWSPVVNWTPSFLLKRYLLTGIRDGPHEPFIADSVDFVVGQVETLSRDDLSSRLMLNVNVASVGSLMQPDSLITIMDTNDYSAVPQQLKDQLNERYPGARRAVLKTGGDFPFLSRPDEVNLYLQLHLRRVGVEPRPDLVQGFTRNGTAGGSKDQKDVGDSFGDSPEDNGHRGSGGSDHDVRYRGFESHDSDELIPTSTMY comes from the exons ATGAAGGGCGTTGGTGGTGGCTTGGCGGCGCCGGGGGACTACGTCTACTTCAAGTCCATCGTCCCTCTTCACAAGATCTCC ATTGGGCCAAAACTGTGGCGGTACTATGACTTTGGGCCTAAGGTTGTGCCTCCTCTTGTCTGCATCCCAGGGATTGCAGGGACGGCTGATGTATACTATAAACAGATCATGTCCCTCTGTATGAAG GGTTATCGAGTTATATCTATCGACGTTCCGCAAGTTTGGAATCACCATGAATGGATTCATTCATTTGAAAAATTCTTGGACTCCATGAACATCCATCAT GTTCATATTTATGGTACATCTCTTGGTGGATTTTTGGCACAAATATTTGCTCAACACCGTCCAAGGAGAGTGAAGTCCTTGATCCTATCAAATACTTTTCTTGAGACACACAAGTTTGCAGCTGCCATGCCATGGTCTCCAGT TGTTAATTGGACCCCTTCTTTTTTGCTGAAGCGATACCTCTTGACAGGAATCCGAGATGGTCCCCATGAACCATTCATCGCAGACTCAGTAGATTTTGTTGTGGGTCAG GTCGAGACATTGTCAAGAGATGACCTTTCGTCAAGGTTGATGTTAAATGTTAATGTTGCATCAGTTGGGTCATTGATGCAACCTGATTCACTCATCACAATAATGGAT ACAAACGACTACTCTGCTGTCCCCCAGCAGTTGAAGGACCAGTTGAATGAAAGGTATCCTGGTGCAAGGCGTGCTGTACTGAAGACTGGTGGTGATTTTCCCTTCCTGTCACGTCCAGATGAGGTTAATCTGTACCTTCAG CTACATTTGAGGCGAGTTGGTGTAGAACCAAGGCCAGATCTGGTCCAAGGTTTCACAAGAAATGGCACTGCTGGGGGTTCAAAGGATCAGAAGGATGTTGGGGACAGCTTTGGTGATAGCCCTGAAGACAATGGCCACCGTGGTTCAGGTGGCAGTGATCATGACGTGCGGTATCGTGGATTCGAATCACATGATTCTGATGAGCTGATACCAACAAGCACAATGTACTAG